The genomic interval CGCCACTCCGGCCCGCGGTCGATGCCGTCCTCCTCCACCACCAGCCCGCACTCCGTGCAGACGGTCTCGCCGCGCTCCTCGTCCACGGCGAGGCTCCCGCCGCACTCCGGACACTGGAGGTCCTCCGAGGACTCTGTCTCCTGCTCGGTGCGTCGCTCGTCGCTCCGTCGTCTGAGGCGTGAATCACTCATAGTGAACCCGGCGACGCCCCACGCGCGCCGCCCGTGTGTAATCGAGTGCCTAGTGGTGACGCCCGGCCGCTGAATAAGGCTTATGACCGTATCGAAACTCTTACCGACGCCACAACCGAGTCTCGGGATATGAGCGAACCCGCCGTCGACGCGGAGGAAGTCCGGCACGTCGCGGACCTCGCGCGCGTCACCCTCTCCGAGGACGAGGTGGACGCGTTCGCCGAGCAGTTCTCCGAGGTTCTCGGCTACTTCGAGGCCCTCGAAGACGTGCCCGAGGTCGAGTCCGAACCCGAACTCGTGAACGTGATGCGCGAAGACGAAGTCGAGGAGTCGCTCTCCCAGGAGGCGGCGCTCGCGAACGCCGACGAGAGCGAGGACGGCTTCTTCAAGGGGCCGCGGGTGTCGTAGATGTCGCACAACGCGTTCATCACCGAGACCGACATCGCGGGCGACGAGTCCGGCGTCCTCGACGGCCGCACGGTCGCCGTGAAGGACAACATCTCCACCGAGGGCGTCCGCACCACCTGCGGCTCGGAGATGCTCTCCGACTACGTCCCGCCCTACGACGCCACGGTCGTCTCCCGGCTCAAGGACGCCGGCGCGACCATCGTCGGGAAGGCGAACATGGACGAGTTCGGGATGGGGACCACCACGGAGACGTCCGCGTTCGGCCCCGTCACGAACCCCGTGGACGACGACCGCGTCCCCGGCGGCTCCTCCGGGGGAAGCGCGGCGGCGGTCGCGGCGGGCGACGCCGACCTCGCGCTCGGCAGCGACACCGGCGGCTCGATTCGCTGTCCCGCCGCCTACTGCGGCGTCGTCGGCATCAAACCCACGTACGGCCTCGTTTCGAGGTATGGCCTCGTCGCGTACGCGAACAGCCTCGAACAGATCGGCCCCATCGCGAACACCGTCGCGGACGCCGCCGAACTCCTCTCCGTCATCGCCGGCCCCGACGAGAACGACGGCACTACCCGGAAAGCGGGTGCTGACGCGGACTACGCGAGCGCCGCGACCGGCGACGTCGAGGGCCTGACCATCGGCGTGCCGACCCAGTTGGTCGGCGGCCGCGAGCGCGCGGGCGACGACCCCGCGGAGGGCGGTGAGACCCGCGCTGGCGCGGACGAGGCCGTGGTCGAGGTGTTCGAGGACGCGCTCGACGAGTACCGGGACGCGGGCGCGGAAATCGTCGAGGTCAGCCTGCCGTCGGTCGAGTACGCGGTCGCCGCGTACTACGTCATCGCCATGTCCGAGGCGTCCTCGAACCTCGCGCGGTTCGACGGCGTGCGCTACGGCACCTCGGGCGGCTACGACGGGAACTGGAACGAGGCGTTCTCGGACGCCCGCGAGGAGGGCTTCGGGGACGAAGTGAAACGCCGCGTCCTCCTCGGGACGTACGCGCTCTCCGCGGGCTACCACGACAAGTACTACAAGCAGGCGCAGGAGGCCCGCGCGTGGGTGAAACAGGACTTCGACGAGGCGTTCGAGACCGTGGACGTGCTCGCGTCCCCGACGATGCCGATGCTCCCGCCCGAACTCGGCGAAAGCCTCGACGACCCCCTCCAGATGTACCTCGCGGACGCGAACACGGTGCCGGTGAACCTCGCGAACCTCCCCGCAATCAGCGTGCCCGCGGGCGAGTCCGACGGCCTCCCGGTCGGCCTCCAGCTCGTCGGCCCGGCGTTCGGCGAGGAGACGATTATTCGCGCGGGCAGCCTGCTGGCCTAGGCGGCGTCCCGCCGTTTCTGTTCTCCGGTCGTTCCGTGCGCGTCGAGCGTCGGCGTCGCGTCGGCGTCGCGAACGCGGACATCGCGCTGCGGGAACGGTATCTCGACGCCGGCGGCGTCGAGGCGCGCGTAGATATCGCGGTTGAGTTCGTGGGTCGCGCGGCCGTCGTGGAGCGGGCTCGGCACCCAGACGAGGAGTTCGTAGTCGAGCGCCGAGTCCCCGAACCCGCGGAAGCGCGCCCGCGGACTCGGATTGCTCGCGGCGAGTTCGACGGCGTCCGCGGCGGCGAGCAGGCACTCCTCGACGGTGTCGAGGTCGCTCCCGTACGCGACGCCGACCGGAACTTTCACGCGGGTCTTCCCGACAGGCGCGGAGTGGTTCGTGAGCTGGGCGGAGTTCAGGACGGCGTTCGGGACGGTGACGACGACGTTGTCCCGGGTGAGGATGCGCGTGGAGCGAATCGAGATGTCCTGGACGGTGCCGGCGACGCCGGTGTCGAGTTCGACGTAGTCGCCGACGGCGTACGTGCCGTCCACGTAGAGAGAGATGGAGCCGAAGAAGTTCGCGACCGTGTCCTTCGCGGCGAACCCGATTGCAATACCGGCGATGCCGGCGGAGGCGAGGAGGGGCGTTATCTCTATCTCCCAGACGGTGAGCACGACGAACGCGGTCGCGACGAGCACGAGGAACGTCCAGAGGTTCTGGAAGATGGGCGCGAAGTCCGCGCCCTCGTCGGTGTGCGCGTCGTACGCGCGCAACCCCTGGGTTCCGAGGCGGGCGAGCGTGCGCGCCCAGACGAGCGCGGCGGCGGTGAGCGCGCTCGCGCGCAGGACGAGCGCGGTCGCGTCCGTCACGGGGACGACGCTGGGCGCGAGGAACGCGCCCGCGACGGCGACGGTCACGGGTATCGGAACCCGGAGTTCGCGGAGGAGCGCGTCGTCCACGGTCGTGCCGGTGCGGCGGGTGAGTCGGCGGACGGCGCGCAGGCCGACTTCGTTCACGAGCACGGCCGCGACGAAGGACGCCGTCACGAGGGCGGCGACGCCGAGCCACGGCGGCAGGCCGGCGAGCCAGTCGAGGAGTCCGGGAAGCATGCGGTCGGTAGGCGGTCTGCGGGCATAGCGTCTCCGGCGGCCACAGCGTTTTGGTGTGTTCGTTCGAGGAAGCCTGTATGGGAACGGAGGAACCGCCGGCTCCGAGCGGTGAGAACCGCGCCGGCGAGGAACCGAGCGCCGCGCCGGTCGGCGAGACGACCGACGAGGCGACGGTCACGGACGAGGGCGTCGAACTCGAACGAACCATCGGGCTCGTCGGCGGGCTCGCCATCGGCGTCGGGACGATGATAGGCGCGGGAATCTTCGTCTTCCCCGGTTTGGCCGCGGAGGAGGCGGGGCCGGCGGCGGCCGCGTCGTACGCCATCGGCGGCGTCATCGCGTTGCTCGTCGCGCTCCCGGCGTCGGAGCTCGCGACGGCGATGCCGCGCTCCGGCGGCGGCTACTACTTCATCTCGCGGTCGCTCGGGTCGCTCGCGGGCGCAATCGTCGGCATCAGCCTCTGGCTCGGATTGGTGTTCGCGTCCTCGTTCTACCTCGTCGGGTTCGGGAGCTACGCCGTCGAACTCCTCGGGCGCGCGGGCGTCGCGCTCTCCTGGCCCGTCCCGCCGACGACCGCGCTCGGCCTCGTGTTCGGCGCGCTCCTCACCGCGATGAGCTTCACCGGCACGGAGAACACCGCGAAACTCCAGAACGCGGTCGTCGCGTTGCTCCTCGTGATTCTCTCGGTCTTCCTCGGATACGGCGGCCTCGACGCGCTCGGCGTGTTCGGCGCGTCCTCGACCCCGGAGGCGTTCGCGCCGTTCGGCCTCGCGCCCGTGTTCACCACTGCCGCGCTCGTGTTCACGTCCTACCTCGGGTTCGCGCAGGTCGCGACGGTCGCCGGCGAAATCAAGAAACCCGGCCGCAACCTCCCGCTCGCGATGGTCGGGTCGGTGATTCTCGTCACCGTCTTCTACGTCGCCACCATCTTCGTCGCGACGAGCGCGTTCGGCAGCAAGACCCTCGGCGGGTTCGGGGAGACGGCGATGGTCGAGGTCGCGGGCGAGTTCTTCGGCCTGCCCGGCGTCATCGCCATCCTCCTCGCGGGCCTGCTCGCCACCGTGTCGAGCGCGAACGCGTCCATCATGAGCTCCTCGCGCGCCGTCTACGCCTTGAGCCGGGACGCGCTCCTCCCGAAGAAGGCGGGCGCGATTAACCTGAAGTACGGGACGCCGCACGTCGCGCTCGCGATGGCGGGCGTCCCCGTCCTCGTGCTCGTCGCGTCCGGGCAGACCGAGGTGCTCGCGGAGGTCGCGTCCTTCCTCCACCTCGTGATGTACGGCCTCATCTGCGTCGCGCTGTTCCAGATGCGGCGGAACACGCCCGAGTGGTACGACCCCGACTTCCGCGTCCCCGCCTATCGCGTGGTCGCGGGCGTCGGCGCGCTCGCGAGTTTCGGCCTCATCGCGTTCATGCAACGGCTCTCACAGGTAATCGGCGTGGCCTTGATGGTCGCGGCGGCCGCGTGGTATTACTACTACGCCCGCGACGTCTCCCTCAAGGGGGTGCTCTGAGATGAGAACGATACTGCTTCCGCTCCGCGTGCTGGAGGACGAATCGCTCTCGCCCGGCCTCGTCGAACTCCTCGCGCCGACGGACGTGCTCGTGCTCGGCTACTACCGCGTCCCCGACCAGACGCCGCCCGGCGCGGCGCGCGAGCAGTTCGGCGACCGCGCGCAGAAACGACTCGACGACGTGGCGGCCGCGCTCCGGGACGCGGGCGCGACCGTCGAGACCCGGATGGTGTTCACGGGCGAGGTCGAGCAGACCATCGCCCGCACCGCCGACGAGGCGGACGCGGACGCCGTCGTCCACCCGGGCGCGGCGATGCAGGTCGAGGACGTGCTCGTCCCGCTCGTCGGCCAGCCGGACCTCGCGGAGGTCGCGGGGTTCGTCGCCGGTCTCGTCGCCGGCCGCGACATCGACGTGACGACGTTCGCGCTGGACGAGAATCTCGCGCCC from Salarchaeum japonicum carries:
- the gatC gene encoding Asp-tRNA(Asn)/Glu-tRNA(Gln) amidotransferase subunit GatC, with product MSEPAVDAEEVRHVADLARVTLSEDEVDAFAEQFSEVLGYFEALEDVPEVESEPELVNVMREDEVEESLSQEAALANADESEDGFFKGPRVS
- the gatA gene encoding Asp-tRNA(Asn)/Glu-tRNA(Gln) amidotransferase subunit GatA; the encoded protein is MSHNAFITETDIAGDESGVLDGRTVAVKDNISTEGVRTTCGSEMLSDYVPPYDATVVSRLKDAGATIVGKANMDEFGMGTTTETSAFGPVTNPVDDDRVPGGSSGGSAAAVAAGDADLALGSDTGGSIRCPAAYCGVVGIKPTYGLVSRYGLVAYANSLEQIGPIANTVADAAELLSVIAGPDENDGTTRKAGADADYASAATGDVEGLTIGVPTQLVGGRERAGDDPAEGGETRAGADEAVVEVFEDALDEYRDAGAEIVEVSLPSVEYAVAAYYVIAMSEASSNLARFDGVRYGTSGGYDGNWNEAFSDAREEGFGDEVKRRVLLGTYALSAGYHDKYYKQAQEARAWVKQDFDEAFETVDVLASPTMPMLPPELGESLDDPLQMYLADANTVPVNLANLPAISVPAGESDGLPVGLQLVGPAFGEETIIRAGSLLA
- a CDS encoding mechanosensitive ion channel family protein produces the protein MLPGLLDWLAGLPPWLGVAALVTASFVAAVLVNEVGLRAVRRLTRRTGTTVDDALLRELRVPIPVTVAVAGAFLAPSVVPVTDATALVLRASALTAAALVWARTLARLGTQGLRAYDAHTDEGADFAPIFQNLWTFLVLVATAFVVLTVWEIEITPLLASAGIAGIAIGFAAKDTVANFFGSISLYVDGTYAVGDYVELDTGVAGTVQDISIRSTRILTRDNVVVTVPNAVLNSAQLTNHSAPVGKTRVKVPVGVAYGSDLDTVEECLLAAADAVELAASNPSPRARFRGFGDSALDYELLVWVPSPLHDGRATHELNRDIYARLDAAGVEIPFPQRDVRVRDADATPTLDAHGTTGEQKRRDAA
- a CDS encoding APC family permease, which codes for MGTEEPPAPSGENRAGEEPSAAPVGETTDEATVTDEGVELERTIGLVGGLAIGVGTMIGAGIFVFPGLAAEEAGPAAAASYAIGGVIALLVALPASELATAMPRSGGGYYFISRSLGSLAGAIVGISLWLGLVFASSFYLVGFGSYAVELLGRAGVALSWPVPPTTALGLVFGALLTAMSFTGTENTAKLQNAVVALLLVILSVFLGYGGLDALGVFGASSTPEAFAPFGLAPVFTTAALVFTSYLGFAQVATVAGEIKKPGRNLPLAMVGSVILVTVFYVATIFVATSAFGSKTLGGFGETAMVEVAGEFFGLPGVIAILLAGLLATVSSANASIMSSSRAVYALSRDALLPKKAGAINLKYGTPHVALAMAGVPVLVLVASGQTEVLAEVASFLHLVMYGLICVALFQMRRNTPEWYDPDFRVPAYRVVAGVGALASFGLIAFMQRLSQVIGVALMVAAAAWYYYYARDVSLKGVL
- a CDS encoding universal stress protein; the encoded protein is MRTILLPLRVLEDESLSPGLVELLAPTDVLVLGYYRVPDQTPPGAAREQFGDRAQKRLDDVAAALRDAGATVETRMVFTGEVEQTIARTADEADADAVVHPGAAMQVEDVLVPLVGQPDLAEVAGFVAGLVAGRDIDVTTFALDENLAPEDVTAALREAGVDADHLTAADASGGGPVDAIASVAAEYDAIVMGEPQPSLTEWVFGELEDRVATEALGPVFVVRARE